The nucleotide sequence GTCATTGTCTCTTTTGCCCTGGCAATCGCTTGTTTTTTCAACAGCTTTGTCACCAGTCTCGTCATGCTGTTTATCGGTTTCTTTTTTATCCGGCTTCTCGGCCAAGGCTCGATGGGGCTGATTTCAAGTTCCTTAATTCCACAATGGTTTATCAAAAAAAGAGGGCGCGCCATCAGCATCGCGGCCATTGGGGGACTCATCAGTTCGGCCGCTTTCCCGCTGATGAATGTCTGGCTCATTGACGCTTTCGGCTGGCGGGCTTCGTGGCTGATCCTTGGCGCCATTGTCGTTGTCTGCTTTACCCCGCTCGCTTTTTTCCTGATCCAAAACTCCCCTGAAGACATGGGCTTGCTTCCCGATAACGGCAGTGCCGCCAAAGCAGACGCCAGCACTTCCATGATGAAAGAAGTCAGTTGGACCGTCAAAGAAGCAGCCGCTACCCGGTCGTTTTGGCTGCTGCTGGTCTGTGCCATCATTCCCGGCATCGTCAATACCGGCCTGACGTTCCATTTGCTGTCGATTTTCTCAGAGAAATCACTGTCCCGTGAAGCGGCTGCCAGTGTATTGAGCTTAACCGCATTGATCGGCCTTCCAGTGACATTTCTTGCGGGAATCGTTCTTGAGAAAGTAAAAGTGCAATACATGCTCGCTCTAGTTTTTGCCGGCGAAATCGCTTCGTTGCTTTTATTGCAAACCGCTTCCAGCTTTTCCGCCGCCATCCTGTTTGGAGTGGTTTGGGGCGTCAGCATGGGGCTCGAGCGAATCGTCATGGCGGTGGTCTGGCCCAACTATTTCGGCCGCAAACATATCGGCAGCATCAGCGGCATTTCGATGGCCATGATTGTTACCGGATCGGCTCTTGGACCATTGCCGCTCGGCATCGCATTCGACCATTTCCATGGCTATGCTGAAATTTTGTGGGGCATCCTACTGTTTCCGGCAATCGGGATTCTGGCCGCTTTAGCAGCCCATCCTCCCGTCAAACAACATCAGCTCCAAACAGACGAAGAAAAATCAGCTACCGTGAATCACCCGGCGCCTTTACTCCAAGAGTAAAGGCGTTTTTGTATGCCTGCGGAATCGGCTGCTCCAGTCCATAACGGACGAATGCTGTATCCACCTGCGGATATAGGCGCTCTGCGAGGGCTACCGTTTCTTCCAATATCGCTGTCAATTGCTTCACGGCAGAAAGCGGTGATTCCACATATAGTTGACGCAGCCGGAAATCGATTTGTTCCGGCACAAGCGGCAATTCGGCAAGGCGTTTGTAGAACCATTTGTAAGTCGGAAAATAAGACCGGTTCAATGCAAGCAAAACCAGGAACAAGCCGTCCAGAATGGAGTTTAAAATGCTGTAGAATGCCGTCGGATTGTCCCGCCTCGCTGCATACAATAACTGCCGGAGATGGAAATGCGGCAAATAGGCCTCCAGAAATTTCACCGTCAATTGGTCCGGATACGCATCGATCCGCTCTTTGATCGGCTGCAAATAGTCACTTCCATAGAACGGAATGGCGAACTTCATTGTATCCAGCACATTGCTGGCATCAAGATCAGTGCTGAAATGGTCCAGCACCTTATCGGCAGCCGCCTCTTCTTGTTCCATGGTTCTATGCCACACATCGACGGGAAAGCCGTTGATCAGATAGGCGCTGTCATAGCCGATATCCATTTGGGGATACCGGCGCTCTGCATTCAGACAGTTGAAAACTGCGAGCCTGTTTTCGGCATCAGGCTGATGGTTCCAGTAAACAAGCAATTCCAAATCCGAATAGGCATCGGCGTATCCTCGCGCTACCGAACCGCCGACAGCAACCGCATGCACTCCGCTGAAATTCGACAGTTGTTCGCTTAAATTCTGTGCCAGTTCCAGCCGCCACTTGGCATGCTGATTCATTCTCGGCGGTTCATTAACATTTTTCATACCGTATTTCTTTCCTTTCGCACCGGAAGCGTTCGACTCCCGGGTACTTCTCTCCAAGGCTGATCGCTGTAAAGCCTGTTTTCCGGTAGAATTCCACGGCTTCCCGGTCCGTTTCAGCTACTACAACGCAAGGAGAGTGTTCTGTTTGAATCCACTCAATCATTCGGCCGCCGATCCCTTGGCCTCTCGCTTCAGGAGTTACGGCAATGTGTCTGATTTTCAGCTGTCCCTCTTCCAAGTGAATCCCAATGCATCCGACAACATCTTCTCGGATTTCAAATCTGTACAGCCGTTGATTGGCGGCCGCCATATATTCCTCATATGCCTCCTCTGCCTGGCCAGGCGACGTAGCATAGCCCAGCAGGCTCTTTATTTCCCGGGAAATAAAAGGGGTAACAAGTTCTTTCGCTGTTAATGGACTTTGCTGCAAGCCCTTGAGCCATTCTATAAAAGCAGCGGCCATTTCATCAGTAAACTGATGGCCGACACCGTCGTACAAAATCATCTTTGTCTGTTGAGGTCCATACTTTTTAACTCGGCACTGATAATAAGCCATCTGCCCTTCGACCGGAATGACTGGATCTTCTTTTCCATGAAGCAGCAGCATGGGCCCCGAAAATCTTTCCGACTTCGCCGGATCGTAGTGTTTCAATAAGATTTTTTCATCAGGCGATAAAATCGGACGCAGATCCCGTGTTCTCAAAAGCTGTTCCGTCAGAAGAAAAGACCCTGAACCGTTGATGCTCGCAATCCCGGCCAACTGCTTTTGCCGGGCACCCATACCTGCCGCGATAAAACCGCCCATCGAACTGCCGGCGACAATTAACTGATGCGCAGGTATTTTAAGCTCTTCCAGCAATCCGTCAAATTCATCCATGCTCGTAAAAATAGTTTTCCAGAAAAATTCCTGCAAAATTGGCGGATAGAAAGGATTGGCGAGTAGATTTCGCGAGTCATGGTAAATAAGTTCAGGCAAAATGACCCTATACCCTTCCTCTGCCAAAGCTTCAGCAAACTCCAAGTAGCTTTCAGCGGTTGTGCCCCAGCCGTGATAAAAAATAACGGTCAATCCGGTATCTTTTTCTTCCACCGGTTCAACAGCACGATAAGGAAGCAGCCCTTTTTTGATTATCTTCATAACTTGCTCCTTTCCCCTGGTCCGGGAAATTTCGATTTACCGTTCCGCAATCAGCAAAAACCGTTTCGAATTGGTGCGGATTCCTTGTTCCCCCAGGTTCTCTTCAATAAATGCATTCATCACTGCTAAATCACCCGGCTGCTCGCCGAAATTTGGAATGATCGGTGTATGGGTCAACAAAAAAATCAAGTCTTCCGGCGTCTTGTAATATTCGTCCGCGTCGTATTCAAACGCCGCCACTTTTGAAAAGCCGGCTGCTTTCAAATCTCTTATGTACATTTCTTTCAAGGATCCGTCCTTTTCCCCAAAGCCTTGGCCTCGGCCGAATGCCTTCTTCAGATTCACCTTGTCGCCTTCACTGACTTGCTGCGTCAAAAAATAGCCTCCTTTTTTCAAGACCTTGGCAAGTTCTAAAGCATCAAATGAACAATGCCGGCTTGATGCCAAGTCGAAAAAGCCTTCTGGAAATTCCAGTGTTTCCGCGGACAGCTGGAAAAACCGTACGTTCGCTGCCGAAGACTTTTCCAGATTGGCGCGCGCGGTATGGACCATTTCTTTCGAATTGTCGATTCCGACAATTAAAGAAAAAGAACCCGCAATCTCCAGCACTTTTTCGCCCCCGCCCGTGCCGATATCCAAGAGGATATGGGAAGGGCTCGCTTTTTTTATCACTTCTCCGTAAAAATCCCATTCCATCCCTTCGGAGATGCAGCGAACCGAGCTGAAATCCCAGCCGTTCGTTTTGCCGACTTTGTCGTAAAATTCCTGTTCCGTCATGTGAGTCCGCCTTCCTTTATTTTCTCGAGCGCATCAAGTCTTTTCAATGTTTTTCCGCTTTCTCCCACTTCCACTCTTCTTTACCCTTTCTTCTTTTTGAGGCGAAACCCTTTTTATTTTCTGATGCAGGAATGGCTGCAGAAAGCACGAAGTTAAGAAGAAGAAACGGTTACGTAAACGGAGGATAAGAATATGGCAAACTTGAAATTGCAGATTGAAGGGAAAGAAGTGAGTTACCAAAAGCACGGTGATGGCAGCAAGCCGCTCCTGGTTTGTTTTCACGGGCTGGCAGGCAACGGTTTTTACAGTTTCGGCAAACTGATTCCGCTGTTGGCAGACCGGTACCAGCTTCTCGTACTGGACAGTCCAGGGCACGGAGAATCAGCACCGTTTGACCGGGAAGAAGAGTATTCGTTTGCAAATTTAGCTGCTCGGTTCAAGCAGGTTGTGGATCAGCTATCAGCGAAACCGTTTTTTGTCATGGGGCATTCCTGGGGTGCAGACCTTGCTTTGCATTTTGCCCGGCATTATCCGGACCGGGTGCTCGGAATCGTCCTTCTTGATGGCGGCTTTACGTTTCCCCAGAATCAGCCCGAAATGACAATTGATTATGCCCTTTCCGGCTGGACAGATTATATGGACAACTGTGCATCTTTCCAGAATTGGCAAGCTGTCATAGAAGAATACAGGCAGTACACGAAAGAATGGGACAGCGGAATAGAAAGCGGCATTAAAACGATTTTCCGCCAGAATGAAAAAGGTGAATTTGAATTGCTGGTGTCTAAATTCACTGTGCTGTCGATCATCCAGGCATTTTTCCGGGAGCCTTTTACAGACGTTTATCCTTTTATTCACGTCCCCTTGTTGCTGGTTTATCCGGATTCACCATCCCAATTGGATGGTGCCCGGGCTTTGGGAATTATGCAGCTGCAGGAAGCCATTGAAGATGCAGCCATCCGGAAAATTGAACATGCCGGCCATATGCTGCAATGGGATAAACCTGTTGAAACGGCGGATGCAGTTTCAAGCTGGTTGGATGAAAAATGCCATTCTGCTACCAAAGCATAAAAAAGCCCCGGAGCATGGCTTGCTCCGGGACGTTGATGGGCTGTTGTGTTGTTATTTCGCCAGTACTTTCCGAATTTCGCTTTCGAATGACTCCGGTTTGTCCTTTGGCGAATAGCGGCCGATGATGTTGCCTTCCCCATCGACGAGGAATTTTGTGAAGTTCCATTTGATGCTGCTGCCGAGGAACCCTTTGGTGTTGTCGGTTAAGTATTTAAACAGCGGATGCGCTTCTTTGCCGTTGACTTTAATGATGTCATGCATCGGAAACGTCACGCCGTAGCTCATCCGGCATGCCTGTTCCGCTTCTTTTGCGTTTGCCAGTTCCTGTGCAAACTGATCGGAAGGAAAGCCAAGAACCACAAGGCCTTGGTCTTTATATGTTTTGTACAGATTTTCAAGGCTGTCGAATTGATCGCTGAGTCCGCATTTGGTTGCCGTGTTGACAATCAGCATCGTTTTTCCTTGGTATTCGCTCATTGGGTAAGTTTTTCCGTTTGCATCCGTTACGGTTAAATCATAGATTCCCATTGTACATCACTCCTTTTTTTGGCTCTGCCGTTCTACAAATCCATGTCGCTGAAAAAAGCGTTCAATTCTTTCAAGTTTTTCATCAGCGTGATGGCGTTGACGTCCATAAAATTGCAATCGATGAGTTTTTCTGCGACTGCCTGTTCAATCGGCTGATGCTCGCCCTTTGCTTTTTCCGTCAGCGAAATGATGAAAGCGCGTTTGTCGCCAGGCGACTGTTCTTTAACAAGCCGTCCGCGTTCCATCATCCGGTTGATGATCGGATTCAGCGTCCCGGTCCCGAGTCCAAGCCTTTCTCCGATGTCTTTCATCAATAAATGATCTTCTTCCCATAACACAAGCAGCACCAGGTACTGTGTGAATGTCAGATTGAACGGTTCGAGCACCCGTGCATACATCTTTGTGAAATTGCTTGATGCTTTATAAACTTCAAAACATAATTGCTGATCCAGTTTCGACAGCTGATTCATTTCAACCACATCCATTATCTATTTAGATAACGACAATTTCTACATCAATGGAATCTTTGACTGCTTTGGAATACGGGCAGTAGTTATGCGCTTTTTCCACGTATTTGTGTTTCAGCTCATCATCAATGCCGGTAATTGTTACTTCCAGTTTGGCCGCTAATTTAACGCCGCCATTTTCTTTGTCGCCGATAAGAGAAATTGTCGCTTTCACTTCGCTTTTTTCCACTTTCACTTTATCCTGTTCCAAAACCAATTCCAATGCACTGTTGAAGCAAGCGCTATAGCCTGCTGCAAATAGTTGTTCAGGGTTGGTCGCTGTTGTCGCTTCGCCGCCCAGTGCCTGTGGTTTTGCTACGTCCATGTAGAAGATATTGTCTTCAGAATATACTTCGCCTTGTCTGCCGCCAGTGTTAATGATCGTTGTTTCATAAAGTGTTTTCATTGTTTAA is from Planococcus liqunii and encodes:
- a CDS encoding nucleotidyltransferase domain-containing protein — translated: MKNVNEPPRMNQHAKWRLELAQNLSEQLSNFSGVHAVAVGGSVARGYADAYSDLELLVYWNHQPDAENRLAVFNCLNAERRYPQMDIGYDSAYLINGFPVDVWHRTMEQEEAAADKVLDHFSTDLDASNVLDTMKFAIPFYGSDYLQPIKERIDAYPDQLTVKFLEAYLPHFHLRQLLYAARRDNPTAFYSILNSILDGLFLVLLALNRSYFPTYKWFYKRLAELPLVPEQIDFRLRQLYVESPLSAVKQLTAILEETVALAERLYPQVDTAFVRYGLEQPIPQAYKNAFTLGVKAPGDSR
- a CDS encoding MFS transporter, which encodes MKYQTGYSFHYGWVIIALAALSQFFSGPGQTYSNAIFIDYYIDEFGWSRSTVSAIYSSATLAAGFLLFFIGRLIDRNGSRKMAVIVSFALAIACFFNSFVTSLVMLFIGFFFIRLLGQGSMGLISSSLIPQWFIKKRGRAISIAAIGGLISSAAFPLMNVWLIDAFGWRASWLILGAIVVVCFTPLAFFLIQNSPEDMGLLPDNGSAAKADASTSMMKEVSWTVKEAAATRSFWLLLVCAIIPGIVNTGLTFHLLSIFSEKSLSREAAASVLSLTALIGLPVTFLAGIVLEKVKVQYMLALVFAGEIASLLLLQTASSFSAAILFGVVWGVSMGLERIVMAVVWPNYFGRKHIGSISGISMAMIVTGSALGPLPLGIAFDHFHGYAEILWGILLFPAIGILAALAAHPPVKQHQLQTDEEKSATVNHPAPLLQE
- a CDS encoding MarR family winged helix-turn-helix transcriptional regulator; translated protein: MNQLSKLDQQLCFEVYKASSNFTKMYARVLEPFNLTFTQYLVLLVLWEEDHLLMKDIGERLGLGTGTLNPIINRMMERGRLVKEQSPGDKRAFIISLTEKAKGEHQPIEQAVAEKLIDCNFMDVNAITLMKNLKELNAFFSDMDL
- a CDS encoding class I SAM-dependent methyltransferase, with amino-acid sequence MTEQEFYDKVGKTNGWDFSSVRCISEGMEWDFYGEVIKKASPSHILLDIGTGGGEKVLEIAGSFSLIVGIDNSKEMVHTARANLEKSSAANVRFFQLSAETLEFPEGFFDLASSRHCSFDALELAKVLKKGGYFLTQQVSEGDKVNLKKAFGRGQGFGEKDGSLKEMYIRDLKAAGFSKVAAFEYDADEYYKTPEDLIFLLTHTPIIPNFGEQPGDLAVMNAFIEENLGEQGIRTNSKRFLLIAER
- a CDS encoding alpha/beta fold hydrolase, with protein sequence MANLKLQIEGKEVSYQKHGDGSKPLLVCFHGLAGNGFYSFGKLIPLLADRYQLLVLDSPGHGESAPFDREEEYSFANLAARFKQVVDQLSAKPFFVMGHSWGADLALHFARHYPDRVLGIVLLDGGFTFPQNQPEMTIDYALSGWTDYMDNCASFQNWQAVIEEYRQYTKEWDSGIESGIKTIFRQNEKGEFELLVSKFTVLSIIQAFFREPFTDVYPFIHVPLLLVYPDSPSQLDGARALGIMQLQEAIEDAAIRKIEHAGHMLQWDKPVETADAVSSWLDEKCHSATKA
- a CDS encoding GNAT family N-acetyltransferase; the encoded protein is MKIIKKGLLPYRAVEPVEEKDTGLTVIFYHGWGTTAESYLEFAEALAEEGYRVILPELIYHDSRNLLANPFYPPILQEFFWKTIFTSMDEFDGLLEELKIPAHQLIVAGSSMGGFIAAGMGARQKQLAGIASINGSGSFLLTEQLLRTRDLRPILSPDEKILLKHYDPAKSERFSGPMLLLHGKEDPVIPVEGQMAYYQCRVKKYGPQQTKMILYDGVGHQFTDEMAAAFIEWLKGLQQSPLTAKELVTPFISREIKSLLGYATSPGQAEEAYEEYMAAANQRLYRFEIREDVVGCIGIHLEEGQLKIRHIAVTPEARGQGIGGRMIEWIQTEHSPCVVVAETDREAVEFYRKTGFTAISLGEKYPGVERFRCERKEIRYEKC
- a CDS encoding organic hydroperoxide resistance protein, with the translated sequence MKTLYETTIINTGGRQGEVYSEDNIFYMDVAKPQALGGEATTATNPEQLFAAGYSACFNSALELVLEQDKVKVEKSEVKATISLIGDKENGGVKLAAKLEVTITGIDDELKHKYVEKAHNYCPYSKAVKDSIDVEIVVI
- a CDS encoding glutathione peroxidase; translated protein: MGIYDLTVTDANGKTYPMSEYQGKTMLIVNTATKCGLSDQFDSLENLYKTYKDQGLVVLGFPSDQFAQELANAKEAEQACRMSYGVTFPMHDIIKVNGKEAHPLFKYLTDNTKGFLGSSIKWNFTKFLVDGEGNIIGRYSPKDKPESFESEIRKVLAK